Proteins encoded in a region of the Chelonoidis abingdonii isolate Lonesome George chromosome 2, CheloAbing_2.0, whole genome shotgun sequence genome:
- the SNRNP27 gene encoding U4/U6.U5 small nuclear ribonucleoprotein 27 kDa protein isoform X2, whose translation MVRSRSRSPPRRERRRSRSASRERERRRRERSRSRERDRRRSRSRSPHRRRSRSPRRHRSSSSSPSRQKERREDEKKENKDTKSKEHQITEEDMEGKTEEEIEMMKTMGFASFDTTKAVHEQKRRIQQTVGFYCLMSSLVTCEE comes from the exons ATGGTCCGGAGCCGCTCCAGGTCCCCCCCGCGGAGGG AACGTAGGCGCTCTCGTTCTGCATCacgggagagggagaggaggcgaCGGGAACGTTCAAGGTCCCGGgaaagggacaggaggaggagtcGTTCCCGTTCCCCGCACAGGAGGCGATCCAG GTCCCCGAGACGGCACAGATCCAGCTCTTCTTCCCCATCCCGGCAGAAGGAAAGGCGAGaggatgaaaagaaagaaaacaaagacacCAAAAGCAAAGAGCATCAGATCACCG AAGAAGATATGGAAGGCAAAACAGAGGAGGAAATTGAGATGATGAAAACAATGGGATTTGCATCCTTTGACACAACAAAA GCAGTACATGAACAGAAAAGGCGGATTCAACAGACCGTTGGATTTTATTGCCTGATGTCTAGTCTTGTTACCTGTGAAGAATGA
- the SNRNP27 gene encoding U4/U6.U5 small nuclear ribonucleoprotein 27 kDa protein isoform X1: MVRSRSRSPPRRERRRSRSASRERERRRRERSRSRERDRRRSRSRSPHRRRSRSPRRHRSSSSSPSRQKERREDEKKENKDTKSKEHQITEEDMEGKTEEEIEMMKTMGFASFDTTKGKKVDGSVNAYAINVSQKRKYRQYMNRKGGFNRPLDFIA, from the exons ATGGTCCGGAGCCGCTCCAGGTCCCCCCCGCGGAGGG AACGTAGGCGCTCTCGTTCTGCATCacgggagagggagaggaggcgaCGGGAACGTTCAAGGTCCCGGgaaagggacaggaggaggagtcGTTCCCGTTCCCCGCACAGGAGGCGATCCAG GTCCCCGAGACGGCACAGATCCAGCTCTTCTTCCCCATCCCGGCAGAAGGAAAGGCGAGaggatgaaaagaaagaaaacaaagacacCAAAAGCAAAGAGCATCAGATCACCG AAGAAGATATGGAAGGCAAAACAGAGGAGGAAATTGAGATGATGAAAACAATGGGATTTGCATCCTTTGACACAACAAAA GGGAAGAAAGTGGATGGCTCTGTAAATGCCTACGCTATAAACGTGTCACAGAAGAGAAAGTACAG GCAGTACATGAACAGAAAAGGCGGATTCAACAGACCGTTGGATTTTATTGCCTGA